In Leptotrichia sp. oral taxon 221, the DNA window AACTTTTAAATGGTAAAAAATTAGAACAAATATATTTGGAGGTTTTAGAAGGAAAAAGGGATTTTTCTACATTAGAAAAAAGAAAAAATCCTCGTAATTCAAGAATTAATGAAAATTTTTTGGAAGAAATGTTAAATGGAACAACAGATGAAAATAAGAAAATAAATAAAGAAAATAAATTTTTTAAGATAGAAGGAAGAATACGAAATCAAATAAACAGACTTGGAATTATTAGTGAAAAAGAAAATGATATAAGATTATTTGAACAAAATGAAATTAGATTTTTTGAAGAAACAGAAATAGAAATTTTTGTAAAAATAAGAGATAATTTTAATATGAAAAAATTTGAACAAGGATTAAAATATATATCTTTTAATGGATATGGAAAAAGTGCAAGTACAGGTAAAGGACAATTTGAAATCATTAAAATGGAACCAGAAAAAGTATTTAGTGAAAGAAAAGCTAAGAATAGTTTTGTAGTTCTTTCTAACTATATTCCAAATAAAAAGGATAATATAGAAGTTATAAATTCTAAACTTCTTACTAAAAAACCTAAAGCATATATGACAGAAAATCCTTTTAAAGATTATTTTATTTGCTATACAGAGGGTTCTTATTTTAAAGGGAATCCTGATTCAGTTAAAGGGAGAGTATTGAAAAATCTGAAAAAAGATGATGAGAAAAGTATTCAGTGTCTTATTCCTTTTATTGTGGGAGTTGATGACTAATGAATGTAGCAAAAAAATACAATGTGAAATTAATTCCATTGACAGATATTTATATTGGAAGCGGAAAAGATATAGAGGCATATGAATATACAGTTAAAGATAAATATATGTATAGAATTGATATGTCAGAAGTTTTTGATAAGATGAATGATTCTGAAAAAGAAAATTTTTATAAAATACTTCAAGAAAATAATTTTTTTAATATAAGAAGTTGGATATATAATAATTATAAGGAAGAATGGGGATATATTTATAAAGAAAAAGTATCTTCTGATTTTGAAAAGTATTATAAAGAGAAGTTAGATGATAAAAGTCAAGAAAATAGTCAGCTAAGTATTTCTGAATTTATCGGATATAATAATAAAAAATATATTCCAGGAAGTTCAATAAAAGGAGCGTTAAGAACAGCTTTTATATACAGTGATTTTTTAGAAAATGAGAAAAAATATGAAATAAAAAGTAGCTATGAAATAAAAAATGGGAAAAGAGTCTATAATCGAAAAGAGATTGATAAAGAAGTTAAAATAATGGAATCAGAGGTTTTATTAGCTGAAAAAGAAGACAGATATGGAAATAAAATAGATAAAAAAGGAGAAAAACTAGGCTTAGAGCCTAAAAAAGATCCTTTCAAAACAGTTAAAATTTTTGATACAGAAGAAATTGAGTTGGAAAAATTTTCTGTAAATATTCTTCAAATAAAAGAAGGAAATTTATTTTGTGAAGTTTTAGGTGGAATGTATAAAAAAATTGATAACATTGAAAAAATAAATTTTGGAAATGAAATAGATTTTAAACAAGGAATAAATTTTAATATTGTGTTGACAGAATATTATTTAAAAAATAATTTTAAAATGGAATATAAAAAAAATTTAGGGATAAAAAAATTGTTGGATTCTTTAGATGATAAAATGGAAAATATATTAAACTTTGAAATTGAAAAAGAAAGGGAAAAAGACAGCTACAATCTAAGAAATTTTTATGAATTTTTAAAAAAAATATTTAATAGTTTTAAGAATAAGAATATAAGTTTAGTTAGAATAGGGAAATATACAGGATTTAATGATAAAACTATAAACTTGCTAACAACAAATCCCAGTGAAAATTCAAGAACAATTTTAGATGAAAATAATTATCCTATGGGATGGGTCTTAATAAAAGTAGAAGAGGTAGATATTTAATGAATAGTTTTTTAGTTGCATTATCCCCTGTTAAAAATACTATTATTACAGAAGCTGATTACAGCATAAAAATACATGAAGCTTTTAATAAAATATTTCCTAAAATGGGTATAAATGATTTTAGAGTATCATCTTTTTTTGGATATTTTTTTGAAAATGTTTTTATAGTTGATAAAGAAAAAAACTATAAAATAATGATAACAATAAAAAAAACAGAATATTTTTCTTCGGTCATTCAAAAATTATTTAGAAAAGCTTTAAATAAAGAAATTATTTTTATTGGTGAAAATGAGTTTAAAATAAAGGGCATAATTTCAAATGATAAAATTTGGACTGGATACTATAATTTAGAAGAAATATTGAAAAAGGATTTTGATGAACTGACAAGTAACTTGAAAATAAAAATTGTGACACCTGTAATTGAGGAAAAAAGTAATAAATTTATATTTGAATTTGATAAAA includes these proteins:
- the csm5 gene encoding type III-A CRISPR-associated RAMP protein Csm5 encodes the protein MNVAKKYNVKLIPLTDIYIGSGKDIEAYEYTVKDKYMYRIDMSEVFDKMNDSEKENFYKILQENNFFNIRSWIYNNYKEEWGYIYKEKVSSDFEKYYKEKLDDKSQENSQLSISEFIGYNNKKYIPGSSIKGALRTAFIYSDFLENEKKYEIKSSYEIKNGKRVYNRKEIDKEVKIMESEVLLAEKEDRYGNKIDKKGEKLGLEPKKDPFKTVKIFDTEEIELEKFSVNILQIKEGNLFCEVLGGMYKKIDNIEKINFGNEIDFKQGINFNIVLTEYYLKNNFKMEYKKNLGIKKLLDSLDDKMENILNFEIEKEREKDSYNLRNFYEFLKKIFNSFKNKNISLVRIGKYTGFNDKTINLLTTNPSENSRTILDENNYPMGWVLIKVEEVDI
- the cas6 gene encoding CRISPR system precrRNA processing endoribonuclease RAMP protein Cas6, with product MNSFLVALSPVKNTIITEADYSIKIHEAFNKIFPKMGINDFRVSSFFGYFFENVFIVDKEKNYKIMITIKKTEYFSSVIQKLFRKALNKEIIFIGENEFKIKGIISNDKIWTGYYNLEEILKKDFDELTSNLKIKIVTPVIEEKSNKFIFEFDKIFCEILKNFSEYCNENFNWINNRKNFLVKKEKYYIKEIKRNKKIKNSYLGEIEIKIIEEQYKNLIYAIFIFAKFYGIGKFSNYGFGQIIIKL